One window of the Anopheles cruzii chromosome 2, idAnoCruzAS_RS32_06, whole genome shotgun sequence genome contains the following:
- the LOC128269160 gene encoding serine/threonine-protein kinase PRP4 homolog — protein sequence MTSREVISIASDESGTADEEQSPQNKVEKKQTSSSRKHKKHKRHKKSSKSDRADKVYKSKKHKKHKRKHREEDGAADGNSTTDGEPSRNGSKVADVRIQELPVIKPKPIQLESDESERVRPKNNGSTRVVVVEKRKEHISTDPDKLVHLLTKELDKHKEDVVSVESESDETAVEDAPSPDVAVIEDDELNLEELMRQKALLQARLGEYATDEEDESANNTRAGRQPKKVKVDGSDAIITIDGDSTPDEVEHQLKKQPSGANRGSRGAKVDQPLGTAKGGNVEAEKRGKEQYMGDGRTKQIDRDRERERDRRNREEDNYKRRMAEERFEREKVRERDRERARARQRDRDRSMERYRDRRGYSPRDRRSQDRFDRARGGPGGRDRLRARSRSRDRVGGPGRFNRDRDRDRDRGWEMRDRDRNYRGWQRNGRDGRAGGKANRKTEDDRFKDSLSEGLKQHKESSSDSDIGDIDIDDDEDEEKIIEKRRKEREALLKKLGVVNEDSSTAMEVVEPPELRQMNASAGPSSRNDSPGNSQEEGIDLLSEGRQSDQSLTPPIPSERKDLMDKVERKLNAPEPSKDLDRQSKEPKHTAKENAKRPEWDMFAEQDIDSNFDSPGTVMGGGRQAHENPALTDNWDDAEGYYRVRIGEMLDNRYVVANYTGQGVFSTVVKARDQARGSAFVAVKIIRNNEIMHKTGLRELEILKKLNDADPTDRYHCLRLYRHFFHKQHLCMVLEPLSMNLREVLKKYGKNVGLHIKAVRSYTQQLLLALKLLKKTGILHADIKPDNILVNENNLVLKLCDFGSASAITDNEITPYLVSRFYRAPEIILGLPYDYGIDMWSAGCSIYELYTGKILFSGQSNNQMLKFFMDLKGKMPNKLIRKGQFKDQHFDPNCNFLSHEIDKITEREKIVVVSVIKATRDLQQELIAGQNLPDDQIRKVSQLKDLLDKMLALDPAKRISLNHALAHPFIQDKI from the exons ATGACCTCTCGTGAAGTGAT CAGCATTGCGTCGGATGAGAGTGGCACAGCGGACGAAGAGCAAAGCCCGCAGAATAAGgtcgaaaaaaagcaaaccagCAGTTCTCGGAAGCACAAGAAGCACAAGCGCCACAAGAAATCATCCAAATCGGACCGTGCGGACAAGGTATACAAGAgcaagaaacataaaaaacataaacgaaaGCATCGTGAGGAGGATGGCGCCGCTGATGGCAACAGTACGACCGATGGAGAGCCCTCGCGGAATGGGTCAAAAGTGGCAGATGTACGCATACAGGAATTGCCGGTTATTAAACCGAAACCTATCCAACTTGAGAGCGATGAATCGGAGCGAGTGCGACCAAAAAACAACGGGAGCACCAGAGTGGTAGTGGTCGAGAAGCGCAAGGAACACATTTCGACGGATCCGGACAAGTTAGTGCACTTGTTGACCAAGGAACTTGACAAGCATAAAGAGGATGTAGTTTCGGTAGAAAGCGAGAGCGACGAAACTGCGGTGGAGGACGCTCCGAGCCCGGATGTGGCAGTCATTGAGGACGATGAGCTGAACCTCGAAGAACTAATGCGCCAGAAAGCGCTGTTGCAGGCAAGACTTGGTGAGTATGCGACGGACGAGGAAGACGAgagtgcaaacaacaccagGGCAGGAAGGCAGCCGAAGAAAGTAAAGGTTGATGGCAGTGATGCAATTATCACCATCGACGGAGATTCGACTCCGGATGAAGTGGAGCATCAGCTCAAGAAGCAACCAAGCGGAGCGAATCGAGGATCACGAGGTGCAAAAGTGGATCAACCGCTGGGCACGGCTAAAGGTGGCAACGTGGAAGCTGAGAAACGAGGCAAAGAGCAGTACATGGGGGATGGTCGAACGAAGCAGATAGACCGCGATCGAGAACGAGAAAGGGATCGACGCAATCGGGAGGAAGATAATTACAAGCGCCGAATGGCCGAAGAGCGCTTCGAGCGAGAGAAGGTCCGTGAGCGGGACAGGGAACGGGCGCGAGCACGCCAACGTGAccgggatcgatcgatggagcGGTATCGTGATCGGCGAGGATATTCTCCCCGCGACCGACGCTCTCAGGACAGGTTCGACCGTGCCCgtggtggtcccggtggtcgTGATCGGTTACGGGCACGCAGCCGAAGTAGAGACCGCGTGGGGGGCCCAGGAAGATTCAACCGTGACCGGGATCGCGACCGGGACCGTGGCTGGGAAATGAGGGACCGCGACCGCAACTATCGGGGATGGCAGCGTAACGGGCGTGACGGTCGAGCTGGTGGCAAGGCAAATCGGAAAACAGAAGACGATCGGTTCAAAGATTCTCTCAGCGAAGGATTGAAACAGCACAAGGAGTCTAGCAGTGACAGCGATATTGGCGATATCGAcatcgatgacgacgaagatgagGAGAAGATCATAGAGAAGAGGCGCAAGGAACGTGAAGCTCTGCTCAAG AAACTTGGCGTCGTGAATGAGGATAGTAGCACTGCGATGGAAGTAGTGGAACCGCCGGAACTGCGGCAGATGAACGCCAGCGCTGGACCATCATCCCGGAACGATTCGCCGGGCAACAGTCAGGAAGAAGGAATCGATCTTTTGTCGGAAGGTCGGCAATCCGACCAGTCCCTAACCCCACCGATACCGAGCGAGCGGAAGGATCTGATGGATAAGGTAGAACGTAAGCTGAATGCACCCGAACCATCGAAAGACCTGGACAGGCAGAGTAAGGAACCGAAACATACTGCGAAAGAAAATGCTAAACGTCCCGAATGGGACATGTTTGCCGAACAGGACATCGACTCGAACTTCGACTCGCCTGGAACGGTGATGGGCGGGGGCAGACAGGCACACGAAAATCCGGCCCTGACAGACAACTGGGACGACGCGGAAGGCTACTATCGTGTCCGGATCGGTGAAATGCTCGACAACCGGTATGTGGTCGCCAACTACACCGGCCAGGGCGTGTTCAGTACCGTCGTGAAGGCACGGGATCAGGCCCGTGGTAGTGCGTTTGTTGCGGTCAAGATTATTCGGAACAACGAAATCAT GCATAAAACGGGATTACGGGAACTCGAAATTCTAAAGAAGCTGAACGATGCCGATCCAACCGATCGGTACCATTGTCTTCGGTTGTACCGACACTTCTTCCACAAGCAG CATCTTTGCATGGTCCTAGAGCCACTGTCAATGAATCTGCGTGAGGTGCTCAAAAAGTACGGGAAAAACGTCGGTCTTCACATCAAAGCGGTGCGGAGTTACacccagcagctgctgcttgcCCTGAAGCTGCTCAAAAAGACCGGAATTCTGCACGCCGATATCAAACCGGACAATATTCTGGTGAACGAAAACAATCTCGTCCTGAAGTTATGCGATTTCGGTTCCGCTTCGGCGATCACCGACAACGAAATCACTCCTTATCTCGTGTCTCGCTTCTATCGTGCGCCGGAGATCATTCTCGGGCTACCGTATGACTATGGCATCGACATGTGGTCGGCCGGTTGCTCCATCTACGAACTGTACACCGGCAAGATCCTGTTTAGTGGGCAGTCCAATAATCAAATGCTTAAATTTTTCATGGATCTGAAGGGCAAGATGCCAAACAAGCTGATACGGAAGGGCCAGTTCAAGGATCAGCACTTTGATCCGAACTGCAACTTTCTCTCACACGAAATCGATAAGATTACCGAAAGG GAAAAAATTGTGGTGGTGTCAGTTATAAAAGCGACACGGGACTTGCAGCAGGAGCTGATAGCTGGCCAGAATCTCCCCGACGATCAGATTCGGAAGGTGTCGCAGTTGAAGGATCTGCTGGATAAAATGCTAGCCCTCGATCCGGCCAAGCGCATATCGCTGAACCATGCTTTGGCGCATCCCTTCATACAGGACAAGATCTGA